From one Gadus morhua chromosome 8, gadMor3.0, whole genome shotgun sequence genomic stretch:
- the LOC115548207 gene encoding uncharacterized protein LOC115548207 encodes METTSQQKQLAEAVKKEGSKIKGPSGTLDVYTLPLKTQSMKIEGCKCFIFGKENHGKKNRTIMVLGATGAGKSTLVNRMINYILGVTWDNKFRFKLVDEGTDKSQAHSQTSNVTVYKLNHREGFQINYSLTIVDTPGFGDTRGVERDRLIMSQLENLFSAKSGISEIDAICFVAQASLARLTTTQQYVFDSVLRIFGKDVAENIQILVTFADKTKPLVLGAIKEFGVPCPKMKNGLPIHFKFNNSKIIPDANNEDESNDDEENEGDDIEEDGNNDEDDDDDEERFDKKCWDMGTKNMKKLFSALNVIETKSLTLSKEVLRQRAQLEISIENIQIKVKMALTKLGEIKKESQILKEHKSAIKDNSKFEYEVSVTRPVKVQAEEFSLNCEKCDVTCHKSCGVIFGWTYFCEVFTWGGYCNECKGKCHVMEHDLKAFYWDSETVMVKKTFEKLKENYEMASKKAMSVEDIIEQMMLKYHQLEDEVVRLMERSAQCLNTLKEIALRPDPISTPEYIDLLIEGEKSEGKPGYPKRIKKLLDLKKKATTMGEVASGATVYSILRPDSQVVGTSPSANPPKKN; translated from the coding sequence ATGGAAACAACATCTCAGCAGAAGCAGTTGGCAGAAGCTGTTAAGAAAGAAGGCAGTAAGATTAAAGGACCTTCAGGTACTCTGGACGTTTACACTCTTCCTCTGAAAACCCAGTCCATGAAGATAGAGGGATGCAAATGCTTCATATTTGGAAAAGAAAACCATGGTAAAAAGAACCGCACCATCATGGTTCTAGGAGCCACTGGTGCTGGCAAGTCCACCCTTGTCAACAGGATGATCAACTACATCCTGGGGGTCACATGGGACAATAAATTTAGATTCAAGTTGGTAGACGAAGGCACGGACAAGTCTCAGGCTCACAGCCAGACCTCTAATGTCACCGTGTACAAGCTCAACCACCGAGAGGGCTTCCAGATTAACTACTCCCTGACTATTGTGGACACGCCGGGTTTCGGAGACACGAGAGGCGTAGAAAGAGATAGGTTGATTATGAGTCAGCTAGAAAATTTATTCTCGGCTAAAAGTGGAATCAGCGAGATTGATGCCATCTGCTTCGTGGCCCAAGCGTCTCTAGCTCGGCTTACAACGACACAGCAATACGTCTTTGATTCGGTGCTTCGCATATTTGGCAAAGATGTGGCAGAGAACATCCAGATTCTGGTGACATTTGCAGATAAGACAAAACCTCTGGTTCTCGGGGCGATCAAAGAGTTTGGGGTCCCATGTCCTAAAATGAAAAATGGTTTACCAATTCACTTCAAGTTCAATAACTCAAAAATAATACCTGATGCAAACAACGAAGATGAGAGCAATGACGATGAAGAAAATGAGGGGGATGACATTGAAGAAGATGGGAacaatgatgaggatgatgatgatgatgaagaaagaTTTGATAAAAAGTGTTGGGACATGGGAACCAAAAACATGAAGAAATTATTTTCTGCTCTAAACGTCATTGAGACCAAGAGCTTGACCTTAAGCAAGGAGGTGCTCAGACAGAGAGCTCAGCTGGAGATCTCCATTGAGAATATCCAGATTAAGGTGAAAATGGCCTTGACTAAACTTGGGGAGATTAAAAAAGAATCTCAAATTCTCAAAGAACACAAATCAGCGATCAAAGACAATTCGAAATTTGAATATGAGGTCAGCGTCACAAGGCCTGTTAAAGTTCAAGCCGAAGAATTCTCATTGAACTGTGAGAAATGTGATGTAACTTGCCACAAATCCTGCGGGGTAATATTTGGTTGGACTTATTTTTGTGAGGTCTTTACCTGGGGGGGCTACTGCAACGAATGCAAAGGCAAGTGCCATGTAATGGAGCATGATCTCAAGGCTTTCTACTGGGATTCCGAGACGGTGATGGTGAAAAAAACCTTTGAGAAGCTGAAAGAAAATTATGAGATGGCCTCTAAGAAAGCCATGTCCGTTGAGGACATCATCGAACAGATGATGCTGAAGTACCACCAACTAGAGGACGAGGTGGTCAGGCTGATGGAGCGCTCAGCCCAGTGTCTCAACACCCTGAAGGAGATCGCTCTGAGGCCCGATCCAATCTCAACACCTGAATACATCGACCTgctgatagagggagagaagtcaGAGGGCAAGCCTGGCTACCCGAAGCGCATCAAAAAACTCCTGGATCTGAAGAAAAAGGCCACTACCATGGGGGAGGTTGCTAGCGGGGCCACAGTATACTCAATTTTGCGGCCGGACAGTCAAGTGGTTGGTACATCTCCCAGCGCAAACCCCCCGAAAAAGAATTAA